CGAGAGGATCTGGAATACGAAAAGAAAGATGTCATAGCCAGAAAGAACCGCCAGCAGCAGCAAAAATCGAAAGCTGCCGCCAGTTCGGGGACCTCATCGGGCAAGGACAGCAGCAAATCCGAAGACAGCGGTGTAGAAACCGTGGTCAAACCGGACGAGCCCGGTCGAAATGATCCCTGCCACTGCGGCAGCGGCAAGAAATATAAAAAATGCTGTGGGAGGTAATCAATATTGGACGTGAATGAAAAGTACGAAGAGGTCAAACATAAATTTGACGATTTGAGGGATTTATTTTGACCGGGCTCAATTAGAAGCTAAAAAAGAGGAATTGGAAGAGGAGATGAATCAGCCTGGCTTCTGGGATAATAACGATAAGGCCAGCGATAAAGCCAAAAAACTGGACACCATTAAATCGCGCATCAATTTGATCGAAGAGCTGGAAGAAAATCTCGAGGAGAGCCAGGTTCTGCTGGAGCTGCTTGAAGAGGGCGAGGACTCTGTCAGAGGCGAACTCGAGGAAAAGCTGGCACATTTTGATGAATTGTTGAGCGAGGTCAGGCTTAAGCTCCATTTTAACGGTGAATACGATAATCACAATGCGATATTCTCCATTCATCCGGGAGCAGGGGGCACAGAATCCCAGGATTGGGCTGAAATGCTCCTGCGCATGTACGAGCGCTGGTTTGAAAAGATGGGATTTTCCACCCAGACTTTCGATCTTCTCAAAGGGGATGAGGCTGGCATCAAAAGAGTTACCATTCTGGTTGAAGGCGAATATGCTTACGGGTATCTGAAAGGAGAGAGTGGTGTTCATCGTCTGGTTCGTATATCTCCTTTCGACTCCTCCGGAAGAAGACATACCTCCTTCGCCTCGGTGGATGTGCTGCCGGAGATGGATGATGAGCCCGAGATTGATATAGATGAAGGCGATCTGAATATAGAGACCTATCGGGCCAGTGGAGCCGGCGGCCAGCATGTCAACAGGACCGAATCGGCCGTCAGAATCACCCATGAGCCGACAGGAATTGTGGTTCAATGTCAGAATGAGCGCTCTCAGCACAAGAATAAAGCGATGGCCATGAAAATACTGAAGACGAGACTGATGGAATTAAAACGCCAGCAGCAGGCCGACAAGATAGACGAACTCCGCGGCGAACACAAGAAAATAGCCTGGGGCAGTCAGATTCGGTCCTATGTATTTCATCCCTATAACAAGATAAAAGACCACCGAACCGATCTGGAGATAGGTGATGTGGAAAAAGTTATGGATGGGGAGCTGAATGAATTAATTGAGGCCTATTTGCATCATGACAACAAGAGGAAGAATGATGATGAATAGAAAAATTGCCCTGCTGGCAGCCCTTTCCATCCTGCTGTCCCTGATTCCGCTGGCACAGAGATATCAGCTGGAAAGCTCTCATCGAGATGTAGAGGTTATGATCGATGGAGGCGAAGTCCAGGAGATCATAGAATTTGATGATGAAATTTCCTGGGACAGCCTGCAGGAAGCCGGCGCTACCGCAGCTGTCCATCCGGTTTATTCACTGGGTAACCTGATGGAACTGGGTAAAATCAGTTATCGATCAGCGGCTTCACTGCCTGACCAGGAAAAGAGCATCCAGGAATCTTTTGCTGCCTCCGCTGGGGAAACTGCTGACCGGGGGGCAGTTTTCTATTTTCCCGAAGAAATTGAAAATTTAATCAACCCGCAGGTGCTCTCTGCCTGGAAGGATCTCTATGGGGTTCAGACCTTCGCCTGGCAGGGGGGTAGAGCAGTTCATTTTCCTGTCTGGAACGAAGATCTGGAATATCTGGTGCCCGGCTATGAATCCCGCCTTTATGATGAACTCGGGGAAACTGATATGCGGCTGACAGCCCGGCACAGATATCAGCCGGATTCCGAGCTCGATTATCTGCTGCTGCAGGAGATTTCGGAGCTGGACTTTGAAAATATCGTTTTCAGCGGCGAGAGGGTTGTCGGATATCCGCAGGAGACAGACCGCACTGCTGAAGCACTGATAGAGGGTGGTCTGAACTATAAATTCATAGAACCATTTCTGGCCGGCAGAGATGGAGCTCGACAGCTGGCGGCAGCCATGCCGGAGAACGTGATCAGAACCCATATCATGGACAGAGATGAAATGAAACAGACTCCTATCGATACTACTGTCGATCGTTATCTGCGATCTGTCAGGGAGAGAAATGTGCGCTCTCTTTATATCAGAGGCATCCCTCCCTCGGCAGGATTTGCCGGTCGGGGTGGTGAACAGGAGCTGCTGACGGAGACGATAACTTCTGATCTGCAGTCGGCCGATTTTGTGCCTGGTTTCGCTGAACCGCTCTCCGGGGAAGGATTCCCTTCCTTTCATCTCCTGCTGACAAAATTAACGCTGGTCATAACTGCCGGTTTTGTTTTGATATCCGGCTGGCTGCCCCCGGAAAGGGATTATCTGCGCGGGAAAATTTTCGGCCTAATTCCGGCTGTATGTATACTGACAGCTGCTCTGGCTGCCGGTTTTATTTCCT
This genomic interval from Halarsenatibacter silvermanii contains the following:
- the prfB gene encoding peptide chain release factor 2 (programmed frameshift) — translated: MNEKYEEVKHKFDDLRIYFDRAQLEAKKEELEEEMNQPGFWDNNDKASDKAKKLDTIKSRINLIEELEENLEESQVLLELLEEGEDSVRGELEEKLAHFDELLSEVRLKLHFNGEYDNHNAIFSIHPGAGGTESQDWAEMLLRMYERWFEKMGFSTQTFDLLKGDEAGIKRVTILVEGEYAYGYLKGESGVHRLVRISPFDSSGRRHTSFASVDVLPEMDDEPEIDIDEGDLNIETYRASGAGGQHVNRTESAVRITHEPTGIVVQCQNERSQHKNKAMAMKILKTRLMELKRQQQADKIDELRGEHKKIAWGSQIRSYVFHPYNKIKDHRTDLEIGDVEKVMDGELNELIEAYLHHDNKRKNDDE
- a CDS encoding DUF5693 family protein; protein product: MTTRGRMMMNRKIALLAALSILLSLIPLAQRYQLESSHRDVEVMIDGGEVQEIIEFDDEISWDSLQEAGATAAVHPVYSLGNLMELGKISYRSAASLPDQEKSIQESFAASAGETADRGAVFYFPEEIENLINPQVLSAWKDLYGVQTFAWQGGRAVHFPVWNEDLEYLVPGYESRLYDELGETDMRLTARHRYQPDSELDYLLLQEISELDFENIVFSGERVVGYPQETDRTAEALIEGGLNYKFIEPFLAGRDGARQLAAAMPENVIRTHIMDRDEMKQTPIDTTVDRYLRSVRERNVRSLYIRGIPPSAGFAGRGGEQELLTETITSDLQSADFVPGFAEPLSGEGFPSFHLLLTKLTLVITAGFVLISGWLPPERDYLRGKIFGLIPAVCILTAALAAGFISWLLPGLLLRQFTAFLAALIFPSLAGLLLVDIVRGNIGFISGLLPALAITKSGGLLIASVLAGTGFYNQIHLFRGVKISFLMPLVIIFLYFYTGSSSRKAKTEILQELFGRAKKFILTPITWGHILLGGLTAVVLLVYIGRTGNLPYVPVPAWELAIRDALESFLGLRPRFKEFLIGHPFLFLLPFLAAGKAPDYFKLPAVLLAAIGQITIVNSFSHLHTPLMVTIQRTAFGYLLSLPLALLLLVAYFAYTKSRANLSQWMSVDHD